A region from the Methylocystis iwaonis genome encodes:
- a CDS encoding phosphosulfolactate synthase: MNSLDSAWKGVWSLDAIVNRRLRRPRVAGVTMVIDTGLGLSAMRDILDLAAHHIDHWKFGFGTTALMPRAALEAKLSLLRSHNIVSYPGGTLLEAAVVQEHCRVFMTRAAELGFEAVEISEGTIDLPGERRRRMIDCARNAGLEPITEVGRKDPARQPVADELAAQVLRDLEWGARWVIIEGRESGQGVGIYDRAGDIRSSYLDEVTRLVGDAASRMIWEAPLRAQQAYLVCRFGANVSLGNIPPHQCLALEALRCGLRFESFAAVAKHSRDAGVWDPARIEDKTLSSTASDE, from the coding sequence GTGAATAGCCTCGACTCCGCCTGGAAAGGCGTCTGGTCGCTCGATGCGATCGTCAATCGACGCCTGCGCCGGCCGCGCGTCGCCGGCGTGACCATGGTGATCGACACCGGCCTCGGCCTATCGGCCATGCGCGATATACTCGACCTCGCGGCCCACCATATCGACCACTGGAAATTCGGCTTCGGGACGACGGCCCTGATGCCGCGCGCTGCGCTCGAAGCGAAGCTTTCATTGCTGCGCAGCCACAATATTGTGTCCTATCCGGGCGGGACCCTTCTCGAGGCGGCCGTCGTGCAGGAGCATTGCCGCGTCTTCATGACGCGCGCCGCCGAACTCGGATTTGAAGCCGTTGAAATTTCCGAGGGCACGATCGACCTCCCCGGGGAACGTCGCCGCCGGATGATCGATTGCGCCAGAAACGCCGGTTTGGAGCCGATCACAGAGGTGGGACGAAAGGATCCGGCCCGACAACCCGTCGCCGACGAACTTGCCGCGCAGGTCCTGCGCGACCTCGAATGGGGCGCGAGATGGGTGATCATCGAAGGAAGGGAGAGCGGCCAAGGCGTCGGAATTTACGATCGTGCGGGCGACATTCGTTCTTCCTATCTGGATGAGGTGACGCGGCTCGTCGGGGACGCTGCGTCCCGCATGATCTGGGAGGCGCCGCTACGCGCGCAGCAGGCCTATCTCGTCTGTCGCTTCGGCGCCAATGTGAGCCTCGGCAACATTCCCCCTCACCAGTGTCTGGCGCTCGAGGCGCTACGCTGCGGCCTGCGGTTCGAGAGCTTCGCAGCCGTCGCCAAGCATTCGAGGGACGCCGGGGTTTGGGACCCCGCACGCATCGAAGATAAAACTCTTTCATCAACTGCGAGCGACGAATGA
- a CDS encoding DUF7714 family protein, with protein MRERLACAPTYLDRLNVVPLPYRGVSVQPYAGDMTEPAIVGHLLGRETYRRTEFIVLCGPDSRHAVVAVSARDRAPLFSPIMGVEVLGLPETCVYVRDPETDCGNRSALARLALEHNVGADRTLICEGKFDHVNFIHHPRPLMLRVVEVTPPEPPKLFDLVRHVLSYADLPPIVPILERIELTSLVSETPAAFLVPCRSGGLDDLGAPIHYLDERPPAREAWTLIGCERSLQFHRHYYGDEPPRIEMCPRVIAGGRSEPTILKCCLLEFDIERDGETLIVPWGADLPMVERALRALSQHLEAQS; from the coding sequence ATGAGAGAGCGGCTTGCCTGCGCGCCGACCTATCTGGACAGGCTCAATGTCGTTCCCCTGCCTTACCGTGGCGTCAGCGTGCAGCCCTATGCCGGCGACATGACCGAACCGGCAATCGTCGGGCATCTGCTGGGCCGCGAAACTTATCGACGCACGGAATTCATTGTTCTTTGCGGACCCGATTCCCGGCACGCCGTCGTGGCCGTGAGCGCGCGGGACCGCGCGCCGCTGTTTTCGCCGATTATGGGCGTCGAAGTGCTGGGTCTCCCCGAGACGTGCGTCTACGTCCGTGATCCTGAGACCGATTGCGGCAACCGTTCGGCGCTGGCGCGGCTGGCGCTTGAACATAATGTCGGCGCCGATCGTACACTGATCTGCGAGGGCAAGTTCGACCACGTGAATTTCATCCACCATCCGCGGCCTCTCATGCTGCGTGTCGTCGAGGTCACGCCGCCGGAGCCTCCCAAGCTGTTCGATCTGGTGCGCCACGTGCTCAGCTATGCCGATCTGCCGCCCATCGTCCCGATCCTCGAGCGCATCGAACTGACCTCGCTCGTAAGCGAAACGCCCGCGGCCTTTCTCGTACCCTGCCGATCCGGCGGCCTCGACGATCTCGGCGCGCCGATCCACTATCTCGACGAGCGGCCGCCGGCGCGCGAAGCGTGGACCTTGATCGGCTGCGAACGAAGCCTTCAGTTTCACCGACACTATTACGGCGACGAGCCGCCACGTATCGAAATGTGTCCGCGCGTCATCGCCGGAGGACGAAGCGAGCCGACTATTCTGAAATGCTGTTTGCTCGAGTTCGACATCGAGCGCGACGGGGAGACGCTAATCGTGCCGTGGGGAGCGGACCTGCCGATGGTCGAACGCGCCCTCCGGGCGCTGTCCCAGCATTTGGAGGCGCAGTCGTGA
- a CDS encoding CoA transferase — translation MIASCTLGEMMIAALTRTIQDGELVFHGFGSPLVQLAMHVAKRTHAPRMGLVAGATYGVDPAPRFLTPTSNDWAMDQGAAASLGIEELFDLAAAGRLGRMFLSGLQIDRWGNCNVTALGAPHMAMKLPGGGGGGNLSCDAQRVTLWTPAHRAEIDAKGRRRFRLVEACDFITNLGHRDAAGRPRKAYGHRGRGPQFLITELGLFDYEADGHMRLVALYPDTTIEDAQENTGFALRMADRVGVIAPPTRSVVDLIRKLDPLRVHEKEIRPLDLKRRFDLVEQREERA, via the coding sequence ATGATTGCAAGCTGCACTCTCGGCGAAATGATGATCGCGGCGTTGACGCGCACCATACAGGACGGCGAGCTCGTCTTTCACGGTTTTGGCTCACCCCTCGTGCAACTCGCGATGCATGTCGCCAAGCGCACGCATGCGCCGCGCATGGGGCTCGTCGCCGGTGCCACTTACGGGGTCGACCCCGCGCCGCGTTTCCTGACGCCTACATCCAATGACTGGGCCATGGATCAGGGCGCGGCCGCTTCGCTCGGCATCGAAGAATTGTTCGATCTCGCAGCGGCCGGGCGGCTTGGGCGGATGTTTCTTTCCGGTCTGCAGATCGATCGGTGGGGCAATTGCAATGTGACGGCGCTCGGCGCGCCGCACATGGCGATGAAGCTTCCGGGCGGCGGCGGCGGCGGCAATCTCTCATGCGATGCGCAACGCGTCACCCTCTGGACGCCCGCGCATCGCGCCGAGATCGACGCGAAGGGACGACGCCGCTTTCGGCTGGTCGAGGCTTGCGACTTCATCACAAATCTCGGCCATCGCGACGCTGCGGGACGGCCCAGAAAGGCATATGGCCATCGCGGCCGCGGCCCGCAGTTTTTGATTACAGAGCTCGGTCTTTTCGATTACGAGGCGGATGGCCATATGCGCCTCGTCGCGCTTTATCCCGACACGACGATCGAGGACGCGCAGGAAAACACCGGCTTTGCGCTTCGGATGGCGGATCGCGTCGGCGTCATCGCGCCGCCGACGCGGTCCGTCGTCGATCTGATCCGCAAGCTCGATCCGCTGCGCGTGCACGAGAAGGAAATCCGGCCGTTGGATTTGAAGCGGCGCTTCGACCTCGTCGAGCAGCGTGAGGAGCGCGCGTAA
- a CDS encoding CoA transferase subunit A: protein MTSPREIRTEPDKRRTLDELASMVPDGAVVAVGGGLSSREPMALLRALLRRGATGLTVVGSAHGIDVDLLCAGGALARSAESYVGFEQDFGLAPNYRRALESGAVEAADSCCYTLVQQLRAAIQGLPFMPIRSVRGTGFMTLHPEYRLMTCPFTGEELLLVPALEPDVALIHAQYGDEKGNLVIQGPPVADLLFARASKLVLATVEKIVTTQDVQGMPGAVLPYFYVAAICEAPMGAHPTACYPFYGYDRPHTALYHAAARAGAESFKSTYLDVFVHGAASHDAYLARIGGEATRARLASWANGDDAWMNLYRDEAPA from the coding sequence ATGACGTCGCCGCGCGAAATTCGAACCGAGCCGGACAAGCGGCGCACTCTGGACGAACTTGCGTCCATGGTCCCCGACGGCGCCGTCGTCGCGGTTGGCGGCGGCCTGTCGTCTCGCGAACCCATGGCGCTCTTGCGCGCGCTGCTGCGCAGAGGGGCGACGGGTCTGACGGTCGTCGGTTCGGCGCATGGCATCGACGTCGACCTTCTCTGCGCGGGCGGCGCCCTGGCGCGTTCCGCCGAGAGTTATGTCGGTTTCGAGCAGGATTTCGGCCTTGCGCCGAATTACCGCCGCGCCCTCGAATCCGGCGCGGTCGAAGCCGCGGACAGTTGCTGCTATACGCTGGTGCAGCAGTTGCGCGCGGCGATCCAGGGATTGCCGTTCATGCCGATACGCTCCGTGCGCGGCACGGGCTTTATGACGCTGCACCCTGAATACAGGCTTATGACCTGCCCCTTTACTGGAGAGGAGTTGCTTCTCGTTCCGGCGCTCGAGCCAGACGTCGCGTTGATCCATGCCCAATATGGGGACGAGAAGGGCAATCTCGTCATTCAAGGGCCGCCGGTCGCCGATCTGCTTTTCGCACGCGCGTCGAAACTTGTTTTGGCGACCGTGGAGAAGATCGTGACGACGCAGGACGTGCAAGGCATGCCCGGCGCTGTTCTTCCCTATTTCTACGTCGCAGCAATCTGCGAAGCGCCGATGGGCGCCCATCCGACAGCATGCTATCCATTCTACGGATACGACCGGCCGCATACGGCGCTCTACCACGCGGCGGCGCGCGCCGGCGCTGAAAGCTTCAAGAGCACCTACCTCGACGTCTTCGTGCACGGCGCCGCGTCCCATGACGCCTATCTTGCCCGCATCGGCGGAGAGGCCACGCGCGCGCGGCTCGCGTCCTGGGCGAATGGCGACGACGCCTGGATGAACCTCTATCGCGACGAGGCGCCGGCATGA
- a CDS encoding GMC family oxidoreductase: MGEAVYDYIIVGAGSAGCVLANRLTEDPNCRVLLLEAGGESDSPLVRTPALYGSLQDSAFDWGDRTPPQANLNGRRVFLPQGRALGGSSAINYMIYIRGNRSDYDGWAAAGAQGWSYEDVLPYFRKSEGNRDFSDRFHGVDGPLAVSSHKPGLLVERYFAGGNEIGLPFNPDFNGETQEGCGPLQATLADGARCSAADAFLAPARHRKNLTTLTHACATRLRFDGRRAVGVDYVRLGSAETARAESEVILSAGALRSPLLLMLSGIGPKAELDRQGIDVRVHLPGVGKNLQDHLHTRVRCAITQPLTFGGLDETQKAAARRQYEKDRSGALASNFLEAGAFVRLREASPELQLFFLAQLAADYPEAGPTNRHGLTFTAYVNRPRSRGSVSLLSADPLDRLSVDFNYLADPDDLRLAIEGVQCSLQLLHAKAFDDIRGEEIAPGVAARSTAEIEAFVRRTASTTWHPAGTCKMGDDDMAVVDSQLRVQGVTGLRIIDASVMPTIVSGNTNAPVIMIAEKAADMIRSQSAGAP, translated from the coding sequence ATGGGCGAAGCTGTTTACGATTACATCATCGTTGGCGCGGGATCGGCCGGCTGCGTGCTCGCGAACAGGCTGACCGAGGACCCGAATTGCCGCGTCCTGCTACTCGAAGCGGGCGGCGAAAGCGACTCGCCGCTCGTTCGGACGCCGGCGCTGTATGGAAGCTTGCAGGACAGCGCTTTCGACTGGGGCGACCGCACGCCACCGCAAGCAAATTTGAATGGAAGGCGTGTTTTCCTGCCGCAAGGCCGCGCGCTCGGCGGGTCGAGCGCCATCAACTACATGATCTACATCCGCGGCAATCGCAGCGATTACGATGGTTGGGCGGCGGCGGGCGCGCAGGGCTGGTCGTACGAGGACGTGCTGCCCTATTTCCGCAAATCGGAAGGAAACCGTGATTTTTCGGACCGCTTCCACGGCGTCGACGGGCCGCTCGCAGTCTCGAGTCATAAGCCCGGTTTGCTCGTCGAGCGATATTTCGCGGGAGGAAACGAGATCGGCCTTCCGTTCAACCCGGACTTCAATGGAGAAACGCAGGAAGGCTGCGGCCCTTTGCAAGCGACGCTCGCCGATGGCGCGCGATGCAGCGCCGCAGACGCATTTCTTGCGCCAGCGCGCCATCGCAAGAACCTGACTACGTTAACGCACGCGTGCGCGACGCGGTTGCGCTTCGACGGACGCCGCGCGGTCGGCGTCGACTATGTGCGACTCGGCTCGGCCGAGACCGCGCGCGCGGAGAGCGAAGTCATTCTCTCAGCGGGCGCGTTGCGGTCGCCGCTTTTGCTCATGCTTTCGGGCATTGGGCCAAAGGCGGAGCTCGACAGGCAGGGCATCGACGTCCGCGTCCATCTGCCTGGCGTCGGGAAGAACCTTCAGGACCATCTGCATACGCGGGTCAGATGCGCGATCACGCAGCCGCTGACCTTTGGCGGCCTCGATGAAACGCAGAAGGCGGCGGCGCGGCGGCAATATGAAAAGGACCGAAGCGGGGCGCTGGCGTCCAATTTTCTGGAGGCCGGCGCCTTCGTGAGACTTCGGGAAGCAAGCCCCGAGTTGCAGCTTTTTTTCCTCGCCCAGCTCGCGGCCGACTATCCGGAAGCAGGGCCGACCAATCGACATGGGCTGACGTTCACCGCCTATGTCAATCGCCCGCGCAGCCGCGGCTCCGTCTCGCTCTTATCGGCGGATCCGCTCGACCGCCTGTCCGTCGATTTCAACTACCTTGCCGATCCCGACGATTTGAGACTCGCCATCGAGGGCGTGCAATGCAGCTTGCAGCTTCTCCACGCCAAAGCGTTCGACGATATTCGCGGCGAGGAGATTGCGCCGGGCGTTGCGGCGAGAAGCACGGCGGAAATCGAAGCATTCGTACGCCGCACCGCGTCCACGACTTGGCATCCGGCGGGAACTTGTAAGATGGGCGACGACGACATGGCCGTCGTCGACTCGCAACTTCGCGTGCAGGGCGTCACGGGACTGAGGATCATCGACGCCTCGGTGATGCCGACGATCGTCAGCGGGAACACTAACGCGCCGGTTATCATGATCGCCGAAAAGGCCGCCGACATGATCCGCAGCCAGTCCGCGGGGGCCCCATGA
- a CDS encoding cobalamin-independent methionine synthase II family protein: MKISGRDILIPTSMVGNYPNPRWWDASFARQFEGNREPPDSLSREALEDAIGAIANDQERAGLDIISDGRVHGDNYADTAVYHYFRRLGYNLSGGHLGFPIYSRLHTGTVEQEIKRRGAIMVEQARALKRATSKPTKVQYTGVQVLAQCTNDLFYKSSRDRALAIAAAMNEDIREVDALGVDFIQLDEFTWPYFFEDWAIEAFNTAVEGVKNARIVVHVCWGNWGGTPAYYPDETGKPGEIYDLTKRKDSAKAPAATRAIVPKAYEANINVLNLENCGRRIDDMSGLDAFKEFPLPDNVDFWAGVIDVKSTITETATQVAERINNLLKVIPADRLGVTTDCGLILLQRYIAQDKLHALVEGVKLVREQIRQPIAAE; this comes from the coding sequence ATGAAGATCAGTGGCCGAGATATATTGATTCCGACCAGCATGGTCGGCAATTATCCCAATCCGCGCTGGTGGGACGCTTCTTTCGCCAGGCAGTTCGAGGGCAATCGGGAGCCGCCGGATTCGCTTAGCCGCGAAGCTTTGGAGGATGCTATCGGCGCGATCGCCAACGATCAGGAACGCGCGGGGTTGGATATTATTTCCGACGGGCGCGTGCATGGCGACAACTACGCGGACACGGCAGTGTACCACTATTTCCGCCGGCTCGGATATAATCTGAGCGGTGGTCATCTCGGCTTCCCGATCTACAGCCGCCTCCACACGGGCACGGTCGAGCAGGAGATCAAGCGCCGCGGCGCCATCATGGTAGAGCAAGCGCGCGCCCTGAAGCGCGCCACGAGCAAACCGACGAAAGTTCAATATACCGGCGTTCAAGTTCTTGCGCAGTGCACAAACGACCTCTTCTATAAGAGTTCGCGCGATCGCGCCCTCGCTATCGCCGCCGCAATGAATGAGGACATTCGCGAAGTCGACGCGCTCGGCGTCGACTTCATTCAGCTCGACGAGTTCACCTGGCCCTATTTCTTCGAGGACTGGGCCATCGAGGCGTTCAACACGGCCGTCGAGGGCGTGAAAAACGCGCGCATCGTCGTGCATGTGTGCTGGGGCAATTGGGGCGGCACGCCTGCCTATTATCCTGATGAGACCGGTAAGCCCGGCGAGATTTATGACCTGACCAAGCGTAAGGATAGCGCGAAGGCGCCGGCGGCGACTCGCGCAATCGTGCCGAAGGCCTACGAGGCTAACATAAACGTCTTGAACCTCGAGAACTGCGGTCGCCGCATCGACGACATGTCGGGCCTCGACGCCTTCAAGGAATTCCCGCTGCCAGACAATGTGGATTTTTGGGCCGGCGTCATCGACGTCAAAAGCACCATCACCGAGACCGCGACGCAGGTGGCGGAGCGCATCAATAATCTGTTGAAGGTCATTCCGGCAGACCGTCTCGGCGTGACGACCGACTGCGGCCTCATCTTGCTGCAACGCTACATTGCACAGGACAAGCTGCACGCTCTCGTGGAAGGCGTGAAGCTCGTGCGTGAACAAATAAGGCAACCAATCGCGGCCGAGTGA
- a CDS encoding FAD-dependent oxidoreductase: MTLRRGFLTISQWAEKIENALAHPQDVGPIRNIDAGDERPFDAIFIGGGAAGRFGAAYMRAMGGRPLIIDRWPFLGGSCPHNACVPHHLFSDCAAELMLTRSFAGELWFPDLRGKIVSIKEVVDLFRKGRTGPHAVMNYQSKEQLDLEFVLNAPAHILDAGAVEAAGEIFRARALVLACGAAAAPLDAPGAHLLGVHTYASIVETLDKEPGPTIVVIGGGKTAVEYGCFFNATGRRVVMLVRNRPLDMIADGETRGYALDRMREQGVEIVEGAHIVEIIGDAEGRAARVIAETSTGRLEIETDFVFHALGERPHSDMAVETLGVEVDAKGAIVVDDALRTSIPGVYAVGDLIGAPMEMFKARKSGAFAARSIMGEAVKYRAADWPDFLHTHYEVSWLGLGEEAARARYSNVVVLKLPPDTPDGLNVGLPAGDRTMLYAMARPHMSGFQKLILDGDTRRVIGAHHVGYGAKDAFQYLNALVKRGLTIDELGDLDELFLNPTYFIQLARLRAGQRKLTSM, encoded by the coding sequence ATGACGCTGCGTCGGGGCTTTCTAACCATCTCGCAATGGGCGGAGAAAATCGAAAACGCGCTCGCGCATCCGCAGGACGTCGGTCCGATCCGCAACATCGACGCGGGTGACGAACGTCCCTTCGACGCCATTTTCATTGGCGGCGGCGCCGCGGGCAGGTTCGGCGCGGCTTATATGCGCGCAATGGGCGGAAGGCCGCTGATCATCGATCGCTGGCCCTTCCTGGGCGGCTCGTGCCCCCATAACGCCTGCGTGCCGCATCATCTGTTTTCGGATTGCGCCGCAGAGCTCATGCTCACGCGCAGCTTTGCTGGGGAGCTGTGGTTCCCGGATCTCAGGGGGAAGATCGTGAGCATCAAGGAGGTGGTCGACCTCTTCCGCAAAGGACGCACGGGCCCACACGCCGTGATGAATTATCAAAGCAAGGAGCAGCTCGATCTCGAATTCGTGCTGAATGCGCCGGCGCACATTCTCGATGCGGGGGCGGTGGAAGCCGCGGGCGAAATTTTCCGCGCGCGCGCCCTCGTGCTCGCCTGCGGCGCCGCGGCGGCCCCATTGGATGCGCCGGGCGCGCATCTTCTTGGCGTGCACACCTATGCGAGCATTGTCGAGACGCTCGACAAGGAGCCCGGGCCGACGATCGTCGTCATCGGCGGCGGCAAAACGGCTGTGGAATATGGCTGCTTCTTCAATGCAACCGGCCGCCGTGTCGTGATGCTCGTGCGTAATCGCCCGCTCGACATGATCGCCGACGGAGAGACGCGCGGCTATGCCCTCGATCGCATGCGGGAACAGGGCGTCGAAATCGTCGAGGGCGCGCATATCGTCGAGATCATCGGAGACGCCGAGGGCCGCGCCGCCCGTGTGATCGCGGAGACGTCGACAGGGCGTCTCGAAATCGAAACGGACTTCGTCTTCCACGCGCTCGGGGAGCGGCCGCACTCGGACATGGCGGTTGAAACACTGGGCGTCGAGGTCGACGCAAAAGGCGCGATTGTCGTGGACGACGCGTTGAGGACGTCGATCCCCGGCGTCTATGCGGTCGGCGACCTCATCGGGGCGCCCATGGAAATGTTCAAGGCGCGCAAGAGCGGCGCCTTCGCCGCCCGTTCTATCATGGGCGAGGCGGTGAAGTATCGTGCGGCCGATTGGCCCGACTTTCTGCATACGCATTATGAAGTCAGCTGGCTTGGTCTGGGCGAGGAGGCGGCGCGGGCGCGTTACAGCAATGTCGTCGTTCTCAAATTGCCGCCGGACACGCCCGACGGGCTGAATGTGGGGCTGCCGGCGGGCGACCGTACGATGCTCTACGCAATGGCGCGCCCGCACATGTCCGGTTTCCAGAAACTGATCCTGGACGGCGACACCCGCCGGGTGATCGGCGCTCATCATGTCGGCTACGGCGCGAAGGATGCGTTTCAATATCTGAATGCGCTCGTCAAGCGCGGCCTGACGATCGATGAACTCGGCGATCTGGACGAGCTGTTCCTGAACCCGACCTATTTCATTCAACTGGCGCGGCTCCGAGCGGGCCAGAGAAAACTCACGAGCATGTAG
- a CDS encoding SDR family NAD(P)-dependent oxidoreductase, protein MTGRVSGKTIIVTGGGGGLGRAISSLLAEEGAAVGVIDVNGAGAEDVARSLTEDGARSIGLGADVSDWRAISSAARQVGEALGDIDGLVNNAGVAALGSVHEADAESWRRIMNVNVSGVVLASKAVLPGMMERRRGVILNIASIAGLVGIRNMAAYCASKGAVLSLTRQMAADYASFGIRINSISPGTIASTEMGLRLLGGDESPEARSRRLARYPMGRYATAEEIAQAALFMLSDEAKFATGSNLILDGGLTAV, encoded by the coding sequence ATGACCGGACGCGTTTCAGGAAAGACGATCATCGTGACGGGCGGCGGCGGCGGCCTCGGCCGCGCGATCTCTTCCTTGCTCGCTGAGGAAGGCGCCGCGGTGGGTGTCATCGACGTCAATGGCGCGGGCGCCGAGGACGTCGCGCGGTCGTTGACGGAGGATGGCGCGAGATCGATTGGCTTGGGAGCCGACGTTTCGGACTGGCGCGCAATATCGAGTGCGGCGCGGCAGGTCGGAGAGGCGCTGGGAGACATCGACGGATTGGTCAATAATGCCGGCGTCGCCGCTCTCGGCTCTGTGCACGAAGCCGACGCAGAGTCCTGGCGGCGGATCATGAATGTGAATGTCTCTGGGGTCGTCCTGGCTTCCAAGGCGGTGTTGCCCGGCATGATGGAACGGCGCCGCGGCGTGATCCTCAACATCGCGTCGATCGCAGGCCTGGTCGGCATCCGCAACATGGCCGCCTATTGCGCGTCGAAAGGCGCCGTCCTCAGCCTGACGCGCCAGATGGCCGCCGACTATGCGTCCTTCGGGATTCGGATCAACTCGATTTCGCCCGGGACTATAGCTTCGACCGAGATGGGCCTGCGCCTGCTTGGCGGCGACGAATCCCCCGAAGCGCGGTCACGCCGTCTGGCAAGGTATCCCATGGGTCGATATGCGACGGCGGAGGAAATCGCCCAGGCGGCGCTCTTCATGCTGAGCGACGAGGCCAAATTCGCGACGGGGAGCAATCTGATCCTGGATGGCGGCCTGACAGCGGTTTGA
- the guaA gene encoding glutamine-hydrolyzing GMP synthase, giving the protein MTATETFHHDIADRHDKVLIVDFGSQVTQLIARRVREAGVYCEIAPFQNAERAFADIRPKAVILSGGPCSVTDDGSPRAPQAIFDSGVPVLGICYGEQAMAVQLGGHVEGGHHREFGRAEITALAQSALLDGVWEKGASATVWMSHGDRVTRLPEGFSVIAASENAPMAAIANEARRYYGLQFHPEVVHTPDGAKLLANFVHKVAGLRSDWTMAAFRGEAIAAIRKQVGDGRVLCGLSGGVDSAVAAVLIHEAIGDRLTCVFVDHGLLRLGEAEEVVSLFRDHYNIPLHHVEAEELFLGALDGVDDPEVKRKTIGRLFIETFEAEAKKIAQDGRGAPQFLAQGTLYPDVIESVSFTGGPSVTIKSHHNVGGLPERMNMALVEPLRELFKDEVRALGRELGLPEAFVGRHPFPGPGLAIRCPGLITREKLDILREADAVYLDEIRKAGLYDQIWQAFAALLPVRSVGVMGDGRTYDYVLALRAVTSSDGMTADFFPFDMAFLGRAATRIINEVKGVNRVVYDVTSKPPGTIEWE; this is encoded by the coding sequence ATGACCGCCACCGAGACCTTCCACCACGACATCGCCGACCGCCACGACAAGGTGCTCATTGTCGACTTCGGCTCGCAGGTCACGCAGCTCATTGCGCGGCGCGTGCGCGAGGCGGGGGTTTATTGCGAGATCGCGCCCTTCCAGAACGCCGAGCGCGCCTTCGCCGACATCCGCCCCAAGGCGGTGATCCTTTCCGGCGGTCCCTGCTCGGTGACGGACGACGGCTCGCCGCGCGCGCCGCAGGCGATCTTCGATTCCGGCGTTCCCGTGCTCGGCATCTGCTATGGCGAGCAGGCGATGGCCGTGCAGCTCGGCGGTCATGTCGAGGGCGGGCATCATCGCGAATTCGGCCGCGCCGAGATCACCGCTTTGGCGCAGAGCGCGCTTCTCGACGGCGTCTGGGAGAAGGGCGCCTCCGCCACCGTCTGGATGAGCCATGGCGACCGCGTGACCAGGCTCCCCGAGGGCTTCAGCGTCATCGCCGCTTCCGAGAACGCCCCCATGGCGGCGATCGCCAATGAGGCGCGCCGCTATTACGGCCTGCAGTTCCACCCGGAGGTCGTGCATACCCCGGACGGCGCGAAGCTTCTTGCCAATTTCGTGCACAAGGTCGCGGGGCTTCGGTCCGACTGGACCATGGCCGCTTTCCGCGGCGAAGCGATCGCCGCGATCCGCAAGCAGGTCGGCGACGGCCGCGTGCTCTGCGGGCTGTCCGGCGGCGTCGACAGCGCCGTCGCGGCGGTGCTGATCCATGAGGCGATCGGCGACCGGCTCACCTGCGTCTTCGTCGACCACGGCCTGCTGCGGCTCGGCGAGGCGGAGGAGGTCGTGAGCCTCTTCCGCGACCATTACAACATTCCGCTGCACCATGTTGAGGCCGAGGAGCTTTTCCTGGGCGCGCTCGACGGCGTCGACGACCCGGAAGTCAAGCGCAAGACCATCGGCCGGCTCTTCATCGAGACTTTCGAGGCGGAGGCCAAGAAGATCGCGCAGGACGGCCGCGGCGCGCCGCAGTTCCTGGCGCAGGGCACGCTGTATCCCGACGTGATCGAGAGCGTCTCCTTCACCGGCGGGCCGTCGGTGACGATCAAATCGCATCATAATGTCGGCGGTCTGCCGGAGCGCATGAATATGGCGCTGGTCGAGCCGCTGCGCGAGCTCTTCAAGGATGAGGTGCGCGCGCTCGGCCGCGAGCTTGGCCTGCCGGAAGCTTTCGTGGGCCGCCATCCCTTCCCCGGTCCGGGCCTCGCGATCCGCTGCCCCGGTCTCATCACGCGCGAGAAGCTCGATATTCTACGCGAGGCCGACGCCGTCTATCTCGACGAAATCCGCAAGGCGGGTTTGTACGATCAGATTTGGCAGGCCTTCGCGGCGCTGCTCCCCGTGCGCAGCGTCGGCGTGATGGGCGACGGCCGCACTTATGACTACGTGCTGGCGCTGCGCGCCGTGACGTCGAGCGACGGCATGACGGCGGATTTCTTCCCCTTCGACATGGCGTTTTTGGGCCGCGCCGCGACGCGGATCATCAATGAGGTGAAGGGGGTGAATAGGGTGGTTTACGATGTGACGTCGAAGCCGCCGGGGACGATCGAGTGGGAGTAG